The nucleotide sequence TGAAAGGAATATGAGGTTTATAGAAGCCGACAGCCAGGAAGAATGGTTTTTGTGAGCCCTTCATAGAGCGCAAGAGTCGAATGGCCTCCTCTGTGTTCTCCATGTCAGGAAGGGTTCCTAGAGGCATTTCAGACACGTTCACGGGACACAGCAGGTTACTGTGCAACGTGCCGTCTTTATCTTTGCAAACCTAGCAGAAGAATATGACATATTGAAAACAAAGCACTGCAATTACTTAGAATTTAATTTCTGCTGTTTGCTTTCTCAAAGTACACTCTCATAAATAAAGGCACAGAAGGGATCACTGGGGTGCTATATTTTCAAAAGGAAGACATTTTTTGCCTATTTAATCATAAAGGGTGCCATAGAGAGTCATAAATATAAATACTGGTAACCTAGTGACAGTTTTTACTTTACGATTCTCTAACTTGACAAATTACCAAATCAAATCACCCTCTCttcagcttttaaaaaaaaattaagtattaaacattttaaatgttatacatTTTATGTATGATGAAATTAGAATTAGTGTAATATTCTTCTAAAGGTTTTCATTtgtatcattttaattttatagtgTTTTTCGTAATAATTGTCATTAATACTAGTCGTTCGCATTTACTTACATTTCctgtaataaaaattatttttgttttacaactTTATTTAGGTTAGCTAGAGCAACATTTAtcttcatttattaaaatgtagaaaatgttTTGTTATGAAACATTTTACACCAAAAATTATTCATGCATTAATTCATTAAAGTACAATGTCAAAGAACATCGCAGatagttttagtatttttttaatgttttgacaaaacaatttttttattttgtttttattatttttttgtaggtttaattttgttattaaaaatgaaaacaactgCTGATTAAtccagagtttctgcaggtttcaccaagtcaaatttaagaactttttaagaccatgaagAAATTTCATACTTACAAAAAGCTAAACACTAAGAATTTTTTAATggcccagcagaaaaaaaatctaattagttttACTTTTTGCTACATTGCTGGAGGACCAAAAATTCTAAACCAAAATCCACTGCTGCACAAAGATCTGAAGTTCTTACAGTTTTGGAGTGAACAAGAAAGGGTTTGAGATCACTTCATTGCTGAAGAGGACAAATAATTAATATACTTTTAAGAAAGCAATAAACAGTTATAAAATCAACTATttatttaagtataaaatataaaattatttttaaatgcattgttttattggctttttagacaacatttaaaggaactaaataaatagacatttaaatatgtatatttatttgtcaatttaaactgtgatttatttatatacatttttatgcttcaattattaaattaatattttaatgtaattttatttattttcgtttCATTTTTAAGTGGCACTTCAGGTCCTCCATAGGAAACAATAGACTCCCAACTGGTTATGCAGCATATTAACCAGCAGGAGGCAGAAATGTACAAAAGTCTACAGAATCAGACGGCAGAAaaacttgaaaaaataaatataatataaaaaacaatattatcattattgttgttaatataattatatatatttttttttaaaaattgaaatcaGTCAATAAGAAAATTGAAAGAGTAACATAGGCATGGGACGGTATATAATTCTGAGGGTATGataaactttttataaaaatatcaTGATTTGACGGTATTGAGTTTGCTGCTataaaatatattccttttaaatattactgggtaaaaaaaaaaaaatttttttttaattttgaccataaatattttatttgggaaacatttaaagtattttggagcagtaaacatgtcaagctaaatctttttatttattattatttatctttttatttataaatctttttttttttttttaaacaggcaactttggatattttttctgctggaaactttaaaaaaaaaaaaaaaaaatatatatatatagagagagagagagagagagagagagagagagagagagagagagagagagagagagagagagagagagagagagagagagagagagagagagagagagagagagagagagagagagagagagagagagagagagagagagagagagagagagagagagagagagagagagagagagagagagagagagagagagagagagagagagagagagagagagagagagagagagagagagagataccttgaaaacgattatcatcccatgcccaagttataatttgttaatttttaggCGGGATTTGACCTTTGAATGTTGTGTTAGACAGTAGTTTAGAATACTCTATGAAAATCTTACAAtctgttgaacatgaaacaagatattctgaagaatgctggaaaaaaagtTACAACCTTTAAAAATGAGCCAGGTATTGATACTAAAAGCATACTGATGTACTGTTTCATAAATGAGGCATCTCTGTATATACTGTTAGCACTGCTGTCACTTTGAAGTACACCAAGGGACATTTTGAgggcagttttaaaaaaatgtgtcattGTTTACTTATCCTTTTCTCGtttcaaacttttttaaaaaaagtttattttttctgtcaaaacaaaaaagacagggaacctgtaaccactgacttccatagtaggaaaaacaactaATGATGTCAGTGGCTACCAatatctaacattcttcaaatgtcttcttttgtgttccataTGACCAAAGAAACACACAAgaacaagtaaatggtgagtaaattttcatttttgggtgaacaattacTTTAAGAACATAAGATGGGTTTAAAAGCTCAGAGGTTTAGGAGGATGTGTAAACACATTtccacacagactcacacactgACCTTCCTCTTTTCATATTCAAAAGAGGGTGGATGATACGGCGGTACAGACCAGCTGTACGGGTAATCATCCGAGTGGTTGGAGGCAATGCCTTGAGGACAAGCACGTGAAAGAGAAAGGTTATTTGACAAACATAAAACAAGAAAGTTAACACATGAAAGGATTACAGGACAAAACCTTGAAAAAAATAAGCCATATAGTTTACACTTAAATCAGAAGGTAAAGTAGCAACTCCAATTctgaaaatattttgtaaaatgcagTAATCAAGAACTGGTGTTTTGGGGGGGAGGTTTAGagagtgaaaaataaataaatattgtttttacattttaaaataaacattttaactagcttttgaaaaaatatatttggcAAATGATTTTCTTATACTTTTTGCCACATTGCTGGAGGACCAAAAATGCTAAACCAAACTCCACTGCTGCACAAAGATTTGGAGTTCTTATGCAGTTTTGGAGTGAACAAGAAAGGGTCTAAGATCACTGCATTGCTGAAGAGGACGAATAATTAGGGGGCAATAATAGAGgacaataatacttttatgaaataaataaacagttataaTATCaactatttaattataaattagattatttttagatgtgttgttttattgattgattaaatgacattttaaaaactacttaaataaacacaattaaatttATCTTACCATTTAAACTGTGATTTACTGATATGCATTTTTAtgcttaaattattaaattaatgattAGATTTTTCGTTTTATTCGTAAGTGGTACTCCCGATACCTACCCCGTAGGAAACAGTAGGCTCTCAACTGGTTATGCAGCATATTAACCAGCAGGAGTCAGAATTGTATAAATGTCTACAGAATCAGacaaaaaatcttgaaaaaaaataaaataaaaaaataaaaaaacataatcataataaaaattattatttaaaattttaatcagtcaaaattaacattttaaataacctCTAGGCTTAAATGCATTGTATGATTTGATAATTAtgttaaaagagtaatttgttattttctttatgaaGGGGATTTGACCTTTGAATGTTGTGTCAGACAGTAGTTTAGAATACTCTATGAAAATCTTACAagctgttgaacataaaacaagatattctgaaaatattttgtaaaatgcagTAATCAAGAATAGGTGtgcgttttttgtttttgtttgtttgtttttttgaagaGACAGTTGACTCAAAAATTGAATTTGCTAagcatttactcacacttaacttgttaaacataaaacaagaaATTCTGAAGAATGATGGAAAAAAACATTACTAAAGTCAATCGCTTTTTTTCCCACAATCATCAGAACATCTGCCTTTGTGTACAACAGCAACAAAAGAACTCAAAAGACTTGGAAAAAGTGGAGAATgtgtaaatacaaaaaatacatttttggggGAAACTACGCATTTTCTTTAACCtttatataaataacaaatgaTCCAAAAAGTCACAGaggtaaaataaaggtaaaatggTTATAGAACATTAAACTTTGAAACGTTTTACAATAAGCATGTAACCACGTGATACATGAGGATATCTCAGAAATAAAGCAAAACTGAATTATGCCTGATCATTTTGTCCCAAAcatcataaaaaaattattaaattaatgaaaaattcaATGCTCTTTtactaaagaaaaataatatataacatatttaaaaaataaaaaaaaatattattattgttaattattatattattttaattattaattgtgGTTGGAGTAGCACTGATTTATTCAGCAATTGTAAtcaaaaatgtctttaatttacTAAATTAAGGTATttggtgagaaaaaaaaacacagaaaatgttttttgttttttttttacttttgtcaaataaataaagattaaagaAAATTAAAGAGGTTGTTGACTCGAAGTTTGTTCTGATCCAGTTtgaggttgtttttttttcaaagatattttgaagaatgttggatgtAACGTCTATTTAGTCAGTGGGTTTTAATTTATGGGTGAACTGTCTGCTGAACAAATCACAGATTCTTGATTTCATTACACCTTACAAATTATTATGACTTTTTTAGAATTAGAATTTAGCCTCAATAATGAGATACAGTTTTTTCACGCATCGTGAAAATTATGCACGCGTCATACCAGGATGGAAGACTTTGCCCACTGATAAAGTGGTGTATCCATTAGACTTGAAGTATTGAGGTAGTGTGGTGTAGTTTCCAGCATGAACTCTCCAGTACGAGTTGAAATCGTAGAGTTTGGTGGTGTCTGGTCTTCGACTTGTTAGGAAAGACACTCTACTAGGTCCACAAACAGCTTGCTTTGAAAGAACACATTGTAATATACACTTAACATAAGTATAGATGTATGCATTATGTATCCATATGCATATTATTCATGTTTTCCATGAGCATTAATACAACATACCTGTGCATATGCGTTATGAAACACTACGCTCAAAGATGCAAGCTGATCAATGTTCGGTGATTTGACCACTGGATCAGAATAACAGCCTAAAGTTGGTCTCAGATCGTCAGCAATTAAATACAAAACGTTGAAATCTTTGCTTTTTGCTGCAAAAACATCTCGCCCTAAAAGgtgaaaaatcaaaacaaaccacCAACACGTAAATACGAACATTACATTCATTGTGTTGCGCGGTTTCGTTTCAGATACTTCTTTCACATGTTTGTTTTAAGCTGTTTAGAGAATTCCAGTGTTTTGCTTCCTGGTTTTCAAAGGCTGGCTATGATTGGAGGGGgtggtcttaaagggacagtacacagTTTCGCTTCAATAAGGTGGCACTGACAGGATTGAGAACTGTGAATACTTCATCGTGTTCCTAACTGTTGGACtaaattgatttgttttatttttgttgaacCTAATATAGCTACTAGTACTATATTTCCAGTGTATGGGTTTGTCATTACATTGCAAGCAGGAAGGTTTATTGCAAGTATTTTCTGTTTATTGCAGTTTAGGCCAGTGATTCCCAAAGTGAGAGTCTGATAATGACAGGGGGTCGGTTGGTGAATTTCAAAagtcaaatacattttattaaactgttattattacaatattaccaTAATTTTAtccccacagaagataaaaaaattataattaacagttacataaaaaaacaacttgcaaataaaaagccatcagccttaaatttttgttttattgatgtgtttacattagattaacaacacaataATAGTGTCACATGCATCAGAttaattttataacaccaggttaaactttctgacaactCTGTGGTAATCTACATTCAAATTAAATACAGGTCACTACTGAACATTGAAGATGATCTATAAGtggtggtctccaaaattaaacttGTGCTGGAAACAATATGCTCACCAtttaggtgaggttaatattaaattaaactaattaataaatgactataaaaacgACATGGTTGTTAGACAGTTGCACTTTTgtgtgttgtcaataagctcatgTTTAAATAGACCTACTGTTGTATGTGGAATGTTtgaatatttataaccacctcccaAGATGTTGGGGGTCATGAGTCgttgacattgttattttgggggtcacatgtatattttttatacattcgTTTAATATCATAAAAGTAAGCTACTTTTATAACTGTTGTTTTAAATAGCTATTTCCTGGCATTTTGCCTAAAAACTAGTATTttataataagtttttttttgttttgtttgtttttagcaggtCCTCATTAGCACATTAGCAGGTCCTCATTAGTTGGATGTTGTTCCTCTTTTAGACAAAAATCCTCTTTTGTTGTGAAACTGTGAGCTTACTTGTATTGAATGACATATAGGCTACAGTATCATATTGCCACAATCAAGTAAATTATATTGTTAACTGAtagtaaaaaataacataattcAGCCAGCTTGAATGTGTTGTATTAGTATGACTAAAATGGAAATTCCCAGTTCCGCAATGTTTACAGTGACTATTGATTTCATTCCTCCTTAACTGAAGGACTGAGGAAGAGAAAGCATTTCAGCTGCAATCACAATAGCACAACATTCAGTGGACTGACTAGTCACAGCTCgaacattttgttttgttcacaGCAGCTTTGAGTCATcatgggtaagctaaataaatttagctaaaaatactttaaatattaaacTGTCTTAAGTTGTGTTTTTAAACAAGTTATTTGCTAATTTCTTTGAAGGCATTCCGGTGATACTTACCATGTATTTTCTAGCATGCATTTATGGAGATATCATGAAAATAGACACCACTGGGGCATCAGAGGTGACAGCAAAACAGGACAAGTTAACTGTAAAGGGTATGATTACTTAACTGGTGTATCCAGAAACCAAAGTTAACCTTTATATGCGTTATACGTACCTCACTGCACTTTACATTAACAGTGAGTTATTCTCTTAAAAGGAGTTGAAGCCTCTAAAAAACTGGCTGAGCATGATCTGGCCCGAATGGAACAATACAAGTCCAAAATCCTCAAAGTTGCCCGAGCAAAGCAGATGGACCCGGCTGTGATTGCTGCCATCATATCCAGAGAGTCCCGGGCTGGAGCGGCACTGAAGGATGGATGGGGTGACCACGGCAATGGCTTTGGTCTCATGCAGGTTGGTTTGAAGATCtacactttttccactttttcaaAAGAGACAGGACAGCAACATCTTATGCGGAATATACACTCGTCTGCAAGTATAGGTATTCCAggtcaactgcttgttaatgcaaatatctTATCTACAGCATGTCATATGACAGCAACTCTTGACATGACCATGAAGTCTAAACTAAGcaacagaatggggaagaatGTTGATTTACTGTAAGTCACTTAAAGCATGGAGTTGTTACTGACAGGCTTCTCGGttatttcagaaacagctgatctaATCTGATTTTCACATTCAACATCACCTTTACAGAAAATTATTTAGAAAAGATCAAATACCCAATGAGTCGAAGTTCTGTGAACGAAAatatgttgttgatgtcaaaagTCAGAGTTAAATTGCTAGTTTAAttcagttgatagaaaggcatcaGCAACTGTCATAACAGTCTGCAAAAGAGCATTTCTAGATGCataaaccttgaagcagatgagctaaaTCGGCAGAAGAGCTCACCAGTTCTTCACCAGTATTGTTAATACAGTGCAAGATCAACTGAAAAGTACACTTTTGGCAActttaagtgaattaaacataaaacaaaaacaacttaagaatactctttttaaataaaaaaaattaaacaaacagcaaaaatcatgttttgagtgtagcagaaatgtaaatttaatcAGTAATGTcactttgtaactaattacaatCAGCATCCTAATCGAACAATAGACTATTGTTTGCTTGCTTTCATCAATACGTCAGTCTTCCTAATTTTTGttacattgtaaaaacaaaaaatcctggttgccttaaatttttaggcTGAATCAAATGAACCTTATGACtctttatgttaaactgacttaaaacagcttgtgtaacttataaaatacaGTGATAACGATTAACCAtactgtcaggactaattgatcatatttttacagtgtagcaacaTCCATCTCCCAATGAGCCAATCAGTTCCCAATGGTTGGAATTAAACACCATCTTGCATTTTATTTGTCACAAAATGGGAAAAATGGACAATCAATCTTAACATCCTTTTCATGCAACTTTAACATGACACTGAGCTCACTATACTGTTCTTAACTGGCCTATACACTCACCAGATCTCATTTAAAAATAACACCTTTTAGATGTAGTGAATGACTTGCATCATGTACAGAATGTGTAGCTTCTGAGATAcagtatatactatatatttcatgaaagattaaagcagtacTGAAGGCAAAAATTGTCATCCACTCCAGTACTAGGGAAATCTAACATATGGCTATATATGAACgtatataaaatgaaattaatttaacatatatgtatatttataattccaatggataaaagtaaaaatataaatgaccgtttttgcaatattttgaattatatgtatatgttatatattttaaatatgttaaatcgaaatatttaaatgtatgtcaTATATGCAATTTAATTTGCTTCTGGATCCAAGCTCTCTGGTAAAATATATGGGAAAGCTCAACAAATGGTAGCAATAAACAATTACAAAGCAATGTAATACCTTCGAAATCATGATTGCAATATATACAACCATGCCTAATATGAGATGgtcagaaagtgattatttttttagataaagaGTTAAAACAttgatgtctgtgatgcagcTAGCTCAGAGACTGTTACTATGAttttatatctataaaaatactttaatgtgtgatatgactaaaaagagatcataaactaatattttcttaattcaacTGAGTAGAAGCTTgaacccagaaacagtatttcattCTGTACGTCATGGCTTAACAAGCAGACATGGGTAGCAAGGTGTACCAAAAGAAGCCAGtgagtatatatacagtatgtaagtGCATATAAGATGACATGGTGTTTAGTCTAAATCTGGATCTAAACATTAAATAGACAAAGTAATCATGaatattgaaataaatttttttgtaagTAAGAAACTGGAACCTGAGTAAACTAAACACTATAATAAGCATCATTGTAACAGGCATTTTTAGGGCATTCAATAAGGCAGAAGAAGGCAGAAATCTGGAAATTATACAAGCTGCTTTTATGAACCACAAGTATGCAACATGTCAAAACGTGTGTACTGTTTGTCAGGCCATGATTTCCTCTAATGATCCAATGTGAAGACTTGCACAATAAAGCAGATCTTGTACTTTTTCATTATTGTGTTCATTTGATATTTCCAGTTTCCCCTTTTAAGGCATCAGTTCCCCCTGCTGTACTTTCCACAGATTGATGCAACTAAAAAATCTGCAATGTTTACAATTTCTCTTTTTATTGATTGTGTTTCTTTCAGGTTGACAAACGCTACCACAAACTGGTAGGTGCGTGGGACAGCGAGGAACATCTCACACAAGGAACTGAGATACTCATTGGTTATATTAAAGATATTAAAGCAAAGTTTCCCACATGGACCAAGGAGCAATGCTTTAAAGGTAATATTGTCAGGCCCTGTTTAATACCtggtattaaaatgcattttggtTCATCtctttactagatgttttttgttttgttttttcaaatttttgcgcattttcaacccatttcctaaaaaaataaataataatagatttttGAGGGAATTCGGGGTGTATAGACAAGTGTATGATTTTCCCCTGATATTTAAATCTAATAATTGTGAAATAAACTCATGCAGTTTTTATAACTACAAAGGCAAGCGTTGTGTTAAAGCAAACATTGTGAAatttctgattttcattttttatattttgatagcTGCAAAATTAGGActggtttaaatgaataatttgtcACATTTTTAAATCTTCAAAATAAACTCACAAGTTTAGATGCAGATAAAACATTATCTTATTAGCACATTATTTCAGCAACTTTTCCCGAAATGTTTAATGTAATGCAATGGGACATGATGAATGTAATGCAACAATCAGACATGATGAAGTGCCggtgtgaagaaaaaaaaaatctggtccTCCATTAAAATTCGGTCTTCCTTAAAGCCCTAAGTAATCCTACTCcttcaaaatagtttttaatgGATACATTCTTGGCTGCTGATCACAATTCCTACAAAGCCATGATATGATATGGTTTGAACCATGCTTACactgtaaaactaaaaaagttaaggtaactcaagccatttaaggaaactgattgcaaaaaactatttaagtttcaaaactaatcctaatgagtactgtcaacttaatccatttaagtaaactAAGTAATTTAAGtacagtaaaactcaataaatgaagagaactcaaaccaactgagtactgtaaaacccaataagttcagGCAAcacaaaccgtttgaggaaaccgattgctacataccatttgagttaaaaataaCTAACCtatatgagtacagtgaacttactccattcaagtaatgaggtatttaattaactcattacattcaacactgattttaaaactcttttcaaatgagtagaattaacttgcagtaaattttgagttgactacactcatttgatttgataaatttgactgttgagttttacagtgtatgtgttttttatgttttttttttttgtttttttttttttgcacattttcaacccatttcctaaaaaaatcatttatatgAGGGAATTCAAGTGTACTATAtttttccttaatatttaaatctaataattgtgaaataaacaattttaatagCTATAAAAGCCAGCGTTGTGTAAAAGCAAACATTGTGAAATTtcagatttaatttttattttatatatatatatatatatatatatatatatatatatatatatatatatatatatatatatatatatatatatatatatatataaatttttttttttttttgatagctaCAAAATTAGGACAGGTGTAAATGAatagttttttgcatttttaaggcACATTAATTCAGCAACCCGTCCCGTAAAGTTTCATGTAATACAATGTGAAACAGTGCAACAATCAGACATGTTGAAGTGctggtgtgaaaaaaaaaactgtcctcCAATTGGATCTTCCTTAGGATCCCAAGTACTCGTATTTCTTCAGATTACTTTTAATGGGTACATGCTTAGCTACTAATCACAATTTCTACAAAGCCGTGTTATGATAAATATAGTTTGAACCatgcttacactgtaaaacccaaaaaggtcAGGTAACTCaagccatttgaggaaaccaattcctacaaaccatttgagttaaaaaaaaaaactaacctatatgagtactgtgaacttactacaTTCAAGTTGAAgtatgaggtatttaattaactcgaTTAATTAATTAGATATGATCTGAAATGTAACTACCAATtagtacaaaaaaattaaacaatttattttcacttgtgtttgtgtgtgtgtatcttacttgagtaacaaaatattttttatgttaaaaaacataaaatttattcattattaaaaattacattaattatgTAAAAATTTTATGTCTCTTTCAGGTGGAATATCAGCGTATAATGCAGGTGTGAAGAACGTGCAAACATATGAGCGCATGGATGTGGGCACCACAGGCGGTGATTACGCTAATGATGTTGTTGCCCGAGCCCAGTGGTTCAAAAGTAAAGGTTACTGAGGAATAAATGTAGTCTAATGCTATTTTTAATAGCTCAGTCTAACCACTGATCAcagttttatactttattttgtatttgctggaaataaataaaatgt is from Danio rerio strain Tuebingen ecotype United States chromosome 14, GRCz12tu, whole genome shotgun sequence and encodes:
- the lygl1 gene encoding lysozyme g-like 1 precursor: MGIPVILTMYFLACIYGDIMKIDTTGASEVTAKQDKLTVKGVEASKKLAEHDLARMEQYKSKILKVARAKQMDPAVIAAIISRESRAGAALKDGWGDHGNGFGLMQVDKRYHKLVGAWDSEEHLTQGTEILIGYIKDIKAKFPTWTKEQCFKGGISAYNAGVKNVQTYERMDVGTTGGDYANDVVARAQWFKSKGY
- the lygl1 gene encoding lysozyme g-like 1 isoform X1 translates to MACIYGDIMKIDTTGASEVTAKQDKLTVKGVEASKKLAEHDLARMEQYKSKILKVARAKQMDPAVIAAIISRESRAGAALKDGWGDHGNGFGLMQVDKRYHKLVGAWDSEEHLTQGTEILIGYIKDIKAKFPTWTKEQCFKGGISAYNAGVKNVQTYERMDVGTTGGDYANDVVARAQWFKSKGY